A genomic region of Geoalkalibacter sp. contains the following coding sequences:
- a CDS encoding acyl-CoA dehydrogenase, protein MIFELSDEHKMMREMVREFAETELAPGAAERDERECFDRALMFDRLAELGLAGVVFPEEYGGAGADYLSYAIVVEELSRVCASTGVTLSAHVSLGANPIYKFGSEEQKKKFLVPLAEGSKLGAFGLTETSAGSDAGGTRTTAVRDGEHWVLNGSKIFITNAGDAETYVVFARTDKNAQKHHGISAFIVEKGTPGFSFGKKESKMGIRSSPTMELIFDNCRIPLDQLLGEEGKGFKVAMQTLDGGRIGIASQALGIAQGAFEAAVNYARERKQFDQPIANFQGVQFMLADMATQIEAARLVVYQAAWKASSGQPFSKESAMAKLFASETAMAVTTKAVQVFGGYGYTREYPVERMMRDAKITEIYEGTSEVQRLVIGTAVTRG, encoded by the coding sequence ATGATTTTCGAGCTAAGCGATGAGCACAAAATGATGCGCGAAATGGTGCGCGAGTTCGCCGAGACGGAACTCGCGCCCGGTGCCGCCGAGCGCGACGAGCGGGAGTGCTTCGACCGGGCCCTGATGTTCGACCGCCTGGCCGAGTTGGGACTGGCGGGCGTGGTGTTCCCCGAGGAATACGGCGGGGCGGGCGCCGATTACCTGAGCTACGCCATCGTCGTCGAGGAGCTCTCCCGGGTGTGCGCCTCCACGGGCGTGACCCTCTCGGCGCATGTTTCCCTGGGCGCCAACCCGATCTACAAGTTCGGCAGCGAGGAGCAGAAAAAGAAATTCCTCGTGCCCCTGGCCGAGGGCAGCAAGCTGGGCGCTTTTGGCCTTACCGAAACGTCCGCCGGGTCCGACGCGGGCGGCACGCGCACCACCGCCGTGCGCGACGGCGAGCACTGGGTGCTCAACGGCAGCAAGATCTTCATCACCAACGCCGGCGATGCCGAGACCTACGTGGTCTTCGCGCGCACCGACAAGAACGCCCAGAAGCATCACGGCATCAGCGCCTTTATCGTCGAAAAGGGCACGCCGGGCTTTTCCTTCGGCAAGAAGGAATCAAAGATGGGCATCCGCTCCTCGCCGACCATGGAGCTGATTTTCGACAACTGCCGCATTCCCCTCGACCAACTGCTCGGCGAGGAGGGCAAGGGCTTCAAGGTCGCCATGCAGACGCTGGACGGCGGGCGCATCGGCATCGCCTCCCAGGCTCTGGGCATCGCCCAGGGGGCCTTCGAGGCGGCGGTCAACTACGCGCGCGAGCGCAAGCAGTTCGATCAGCCCATCGCCAATTTCCAGGGCGTGCAGTTCATGCTCGCCGACATGGCGACCCAGATCGAAGCGGCGCGCCTGGTGGTCTATCAGGCCGCGTGGAAGGCCAGTTCCGGCCAGCCCTTCTCCAAGGAGTCGGCCATGGCCAAGCTGTTTGCCTCGGAGACCGCCATGGCGGTGACCACCAAGGCGGTGCAGGTGTTCGGCGGCTACGGCTACACCCGAGAGTATCCCGTGGAGCGCATGATGCGCGACGCCAAGATCACCGAGATTTACGAAGGCACCAGCGAGGTGCAGCGCCTGGTCATCGGCACGGCGGTGACGCGGGGCTAA
- a CDS encoding CoA transferase subunit A, which translates to MSKPNKRISLQEAAALIPDGGSLTFSGFTIWRRPMALVYELIRRQARDLHLIEVNGGPQTEFLVGAGCVAIWESCWVGHELYGKYGANVSRRVAAKEIIVEDYSHAEMTFRMAAAAAGMPFAVSQSSLGTDIHNPRYDMLGRAGLRDGGNPRIARHKYQYVEDPFFGGGQYVLSPAPKIDVAVLSVQQVGEEGTVRVQGQHYTDPEVARAANLTIAVTEEIVPEDYLRRNSDANTIASFEVDYIVECPWNAHPTGMFGRYDVDGDFLRDFYQRTRTQEGFDAWAAEWVHGLDHLGYLEKLGWPRTLRLKANTALNYSTSVKRGQ; encoded by the coding sequence ATGTCCAAACCCAACAAGCGCATCAGCCTGCAGGAAGCCGCCGCGCTGATTCCCGACGGCGGCAGCCTGACTTTTTCCGGATTCACCATCTGGCGCCGCCCCATGGCGCTGGTCTATGAACTGATTCGTCGCCAAGCCCGCGACCTGCATCTCATCGAGGTCAACGGCGGCCCGCAGACGGAATTTCTGGTGGGCGCGGGCTGCGTGGCCATCTGGGAATCCTGCTGGGTGGGGCATGAACTCTACGGCAAGTACGGCGCCAACGTCTCGCGCCGGGTTGCGGCCAAGGAGATCATCGTCGAGGACTACAGCCATGCCGAGATGACGTTCCGCATGGCGGCGGCCGCGGCCGGCATGCCCTTCGCGGTGAGCCAGTCGTCCCTGGGCACCGACATCCACAACCCGCGGTACGACATGCTCGGCCGGGCCGGGCTGCGCGACGGCGGCAACCCGCGCATCGCCCGGCACAAGTACCAGTACGTCGAGGATCCCTTCTTCGGCGGCGGCCAGTACGTGCTTTCCCCGGCGCCGAAAATCGACGTGGCGGTGCTCAGCGTGCAGCAGGTGGGCGAAGAGGGCACGGTGCGCGTTCAGGGCCAGCACTACACCGATCCGGAAGTGGCGCGCGCCGCGAACCTCACCATCGCCGTGACCGAGGAGATCGTGCCCGAGGATTATCTGCGGCGCAACAGCGATGCCAACACCATCGCCTCCTTTGAAGTCGACTACATCGTTGAATGCCCGTGGAACGCGCACCCCACCGGCATGTTCGGCCGCTACGACGTGGACGGCGACTTCCTGCGCGATTTCTACCAGCGCACCCGCACCCAGGAGGGTTTTGATGCCTGGGCCGCCGAGTGGGTGCACGGCCTCGATCATCTCGGCTATCTGGAAAAACTCGGCTGGCCGCGCACCCTGCGGCTCAAGGCCAACACCGCGCTCAACTACAGCACCAGC
- a CDS encoding acyl-CoA dehydrogenase family protein, translating into MFLDLNEEQRLIQQTAREFARSELDPVAGELDRGGDRQVFFANLKKLAELGFMGLNVREEFGGADAGVVAFSVALTEIARACAATAVTVSVNNMVCEVIQAVGTEEQKAKYIPKICSGEYPAGAFALTETGAGSDPAGMTTTAVRDGDDWVLNGAKIFITSAPFAGVFVVWAVTDKAAPKGKGISCFLVEGGTPGLIIGKAEEKMGQHASSTNEVLFQDCRVPASALMGKLNDGFRIAVAELGGGRIGIGSLGLGIGLAAMEHATRHALERSQFGQKIGQFQAIQWKIADAYTELEAARLLLMNAAFQKEQGRPFAREASMAKLYATEAANRACYEAVQILGGYGYTRDYPVERYARDARITTIYEGTSEIQRLIVSREILKSFS; encoded by the coding sequence ATGTTTCTTGATCTCAACGAAGAGCAGCGCCTGATTCAGCAGACCGCCCGCGAATTCGCCCGGAGCGAACTCGACCCGGTGGCCGGGGAGCTCGATCGCGGCGGCGACCGCCAGGTGTTTTTCGCCAATCTGAAAAAGCTCGCCGAACTGGGCTTCATGGGTCTCAACGTCCGCGAGGAATTCGGCGGCGCCGACGCGGGGGTGGTGGCTTTCAGCGTCGCTCTGACCGAAATTGCCCGCGCCTGCGCCGCCACCGCCGTGACGGTGTCGGTCAACAACATGGTCTGTGAGGTGATTCAGGCGGTCGGCACCGAGGAACAGAAGGCGAAATACATCCCCAAAATCTGCTCCGGAGAATACCCGGCGGGCGCCTTCGCCCTGACCGAAACCGGGGCGGGTTCCGATCCGGCGGGCATGACCACCACGGCGGTGCGCGACGGTGACGACTGGGTGCTCAACGGCGCCAAGATCTTCATCACCAGCGCGCCCTTCGCCGGGGTGTTCGTGGTCTGGGCGGTGACCGACAAGGCGGCGCCCAAGGGCAAGGGCATCAGTTGCTTTCTCGTCGAGGGCGGCACGCCCGGGCTCATCATCGGCAAAGCCGAGGAAAAGATGGGCCAGCACGCCTCCTCCACCAACGAAGTGTTGTTCCAGGATTGCCGCGTGCCGGCGAGCGCGCTCATGGGCAAGCTCAACGACGGCTTTCGCATCGCCGTCGCCGAACTCGGCGGCGGGCGCATCGGCATCGGTTCCCTGGGCCTGGGCATCGGTCTGGCGGCCATGGAGCACGCCACCCGCCATGCCCTGGAGCGCAGCCAGTTCGGCCAGAAAATCGGTCAATTCCAGGCCATCCAGTGGAAAATCGCCGATGCCTACACCGAACTTGAAGCGGCGCGTCTGCTGCTGATGAACGCCGCCTTTCAGAAGGAGCAGGGACGGCCCTTCGCCAGAGAGGCCTCCATGGCCAAGCTCTACGCCACCGAGGCGGCCAATCGCGCCTGTTACGAAGCGGTGCAGATTCTCGGCGGCTACGGCTACACCCGTGACTATCCCGTCGAGCGTTACGCCCGCGATGCGCGCATCACCACCATTTACGAAGGCACCAGCGAGATCCAGCGCCTGATCGTGTCGCGCGAGATCCTCAAGAGCTTTTCCTAG